Genomic segment of Poecile atricapillus isolate bPoeAtr1 chromosome 8, bPoeAtr1.hap1, whole genome shotgun sequence:
GGGATACCCAGGCGCTGAGCGACCCAACGTGGACCCGGACAGAGCCAGTAAGGCCACAGAGACCATGGCTGGGTGATGGGGTCGGGCTGGGGGCTGTCGCTGCCCCTCTCACCCCCTTCTCTCTGCTCCCCAGTGCAGTTTGATTACCTGCAGCAGGCGGCCGTGCCCCTCAAGTCGGAGAGCCATGGTGGTGAGGATGTGGCCATCCTGGCCAAGGGTCCCATGGCCCACCTCTTCCACGGGGTGCAGGAGCAGACCTGTGTAGCCCATGTCATGGCCTACGCCGCCTGCATCGAGCCCTACACTGACTGCCACCAAAGGAACTCTGCCCCTGGCATCCGCACCACGAccctggccctgctcctgccatcccTCCTTCTGCCCCTCTTCCACTGATCCCATGTCCCTAGGGGCCCCCACGGGACAGATTCAtgttcccctcccttccccacagTGTGGCACCTGTGGGCAGATGACAGCTTTCTGAAGCACTCCTGGCCTGGATGCAGCAGCCATGGGGCAGCGAATCCGGGCAGTGGGGTGTTCAATAAACACGGGGTGTGACACTGGTGGGATGGTGTGTTCATGGAGTGGGGGTGCCTGTGCCatgtgggcagggctgggggtgctgcccACTGCTCCCATCCCCTGGCCACGGCCCCTGGCAACCATCCAGTATATCCAGTGCTTTATTGACCAGAAACATCAGCGAAAAGTACAGCAATGTCCGTGTGCCCACGCTCCCAGGCAGGCTGGCattgcccagccctggctctgccgCTGTGCCCTaccctggcagggctggtgcaTGGACAGGAGGAGACTGGCATGGGGAATGCCAGGGAGGGCACCATGCAGGGGAGGCTTTTGGCATGGGGCACCCCCATGGAAATTTTGGAGTCCTCTCCCTGCTTTGAGTGACACTGGGATGGATGTGGTAGGGCTGGGTGAAGGGTTTGGGCTGGATAGACAGAAAAGGGGGTACAGGTGTGCCTGGGCATGCCCTTGTTCCTCCATGGGGAATGAGGACCCCTCAGTGTGCAGGGCAGTGGGTAGGAGGGGGatgggcaggaggcagctgcccAACCCAAGTGTCTCTGCTGCCTACACCCCTATGGCAGGTTCCTGCCTTTGGGGCGACCCCCTGTGACACCTGAGGGCACCCCCTTTACCTGGAGAATAGGAAGGGGAGATGGGAAGTTGGGGAGTGGGCACAGGGTGTCAcaggggtggggatggagggtcccagcctgctcctggaGGGGCATCGGCCTCACCACACCGAGCACTTGTGCACCGGGTTCATGGGCGAGTTCTTGGGGCAGTGGAAGACACGTCCAAATTCCTCAAACTGCGAGACACTGCCCAGGACCCTGCCAGAAGAGGGGAAGACCTCAGAGCTGGGCACCCCCTGccccctgcactgctgccttGCATCCCACTCAGGGCACCTGCtcaccccagcagcaccccaacCCCTGCCCCAGGGATATCACCCAAAATCTGCACCAGCACTCCAAAGGGTGCTCATCCCACTTTGTACAGCACTGACATCTCTGGGGAAGGCTGGCAGCCACCATGCTCCCAGCCCACCCTATTTTGGGAGCACCCAGTACCTGTAGTGCTCCGGGGCGTGCTTGTCTGTCAGCACCTGCAGGTAGATGGACTGGGATCGCCGCTTGATGCACCAGTTCTGCAGGGGAGAAAGGTTCCATGGACAAGCCACATGGGGCACTCTGGGTCCTGGCCACCACCAGGACACAATGGCCCTTCTGGCTGCTAGGGATTGAGGGCAGTGATGCCCTGGTTGAATTTGTTATTGTAGGGTCTCCCAGGAGCCTGTGTTCATGGTGTAAGTGGGTTGGGAGAGTGTGGAGTCGTGCTTGTTTTTTTAGGGTCTACAGGGTTGTAAGCTGCCTGGCTGCAGGCTTTCCTAGAATTTAGGGATCATATATATTTGTTACTGTGAAGCCTCTGGAAGTCATGGAGGACACACTAAATTATTATTGTAGGGTCCACAGGAGCAACAGGACAGTGTGGGGTGCTCGTTGAGGCCTGAGCTCTGTACCCTGAGCCCAGGACCTGCTGATGCAGccgagtccagctcctggccatggCACCATCCCTTTGGGCTGCTGGCCCCATACAAGGTGACTCTCCTGTCCCAATACCTGTTAGATGTGAGGAGGAcaggggctcacctgggcaaaAGCGATGAAGAAGAGCTGGTCGTGTGTGTATTTCATGTGGTGCAGGGGGTGCTCAGGGCCGTGCTCCCGCACCCACTTCTGGTAGGCCTGGAGAACAAAGGGGTGCCctcagcatggcctgggcactcccccaaacccaccctgaaCCCACCCCAAGTCCCCAGCAATGAGGATCCCTTATTGCAGGGAGgaaagaggggctgggggatctCCTGCCCACTCAATAGGGATGGCATAAGCAGCTGCCCCATGGCTGTGACACCAGGGTGGGGGACACTTACGTAGTAGGCGAGTTTGAGCCCCCCCATGTCAGCGATGTTCTCCCCCAGGGTGTGTTTGCCATTCACCTGCCAAGAGAGGATAAATTACAGCATGAACAGAgatgtccccatccccaccccagcactgagACTGTGCCCAGTGCCCTGAGGAATTTCCAAGCTAAGGTGTGATGAATTGTTGGGtctcagggctgggcagggcagagtCAGCTCTCCTGCAGGCACCCAGCCCTGAGCAATGGAGCAGCAGGGACCCCACCGTGGGACAGTTGTgtcctgctgggcactgcccgGCAGCAGAGGGGGCTCTCACCCTCTGGTTGTAGACAGTGAAGTTGTCGTAGAGGTTGACGATGCACTGCGCCTTCTTCAGGAACTTGCTGTACGACCGCTCCGTCCACCAGTGCACCAGGTTCCCATGCCGGTCGTACTGTCCCCCTGCCAAGGCAAGCGCCACCTCCGATAGTCCCAAGGGACCCAGGTGTCCTGCCTGGCTGCCTCACCCCATCCTCACATCCCGGCAGGATATAGGAGGGACACTCACCCCAGTCATCGTAGCCATGGGTCAGCTCGTGCCCAATGATGGTGCCAATCCCACCATAGTTCAGTGACCTGTTGGGTGGGGAGCAGAGGTCAGAGGGTGGAGAGCACTGTGCTGGCAGGGATGGGGGTGGCCCCATGACACGGCAACCCGCCggccatccccagccccacactcaCTGCGGGAACTCGGGGTCATAGAGGGTGGGCTGCAGGATGCCAGCAGGGAACACTGGGGATATAGAAAAACAGTGCAGCTGCGTGTCACCCTGCCCTGTACAGTGTCCCCCAGCACCAGGGGACCCTGCGCCTTGTCCCCATCCGCCTCAGGGGCGGATCAGGGACGGGCAGTGCTTACCCATCTGGTTCTTGTTGGGCAGGTAGTAGGCGTTCAGTGCctggggaggcagcagccaCCTGCAAGGAgagacagcagtgctgggctgcagaGCACCGAGGGACATGGAAGTGCCACCCCTTTGAAGAGCTGGGCAACAGGGGGATAGTCCTGGCATCCCTgtgcccctctgccctgtggGGTGCATccaggcatggggacaggggacactggtgGCACCATGCTGGgcccctcggtgtccccccaGGGCAAGGGGATACCCACACAGACTTGTCCACCTCCTGCCGGATCTTCTTCACCGAGAGCCTGATGCTGAAGGCGATGCTGTTGAGGATGTTCTTGAAGTAGGTCTTCTCATCCACCTCaaactggggggggggggggcacagCCACATCAGGGGAGATGCCAGCACCAAGAGTGTGGAGGGCAGGCCTGTGGTGTCCTCCCACCTCTGTGAGCCTCGGTGACTGTGTGGATGTGTGACAAGTGTGTTCTCATGTCCCCTGCTGTGTGCCCACAAGGACAGCTGCTTCTGTCAGCTCCATGAGGTCCCTGGGCCATGctgacacccccagccccttctgaggatggggctgagctctgggagctgcagtgTGGGGAAGGAGACACCATCCCAGGCCCCAGGCACTGTATGGCACTGCTGGTGTGGGGCACCCTGCCAGCAGTGAGCCCAGCGAGCACCAGGAGGGGGCTCATTTTGGGGTGGCATCTCCACAAACCCTGATGCACTTGTGGGGACTATCTTCCCCCTCTGTGTAGCCATGCCCTCACATGCTCCTGGGCTATCCCTTGCCTCATATTCCTTGTCGATGGCCTCTGGCTTCAGGAGGAAATCGGGGTACCCGATCATCACCATCATATACCGGAGCTGTGGGTAAAATGAGTGGTGGGTTCAGGCCCCTATCCCATGTGCCCCCATACTGGTGATGGGGCCAAAGTCAGGAGTGCATGCTGGGGGCCACTACCTTGGCCCTGGCTGCTCTACGTGTTTCCTCGTCCATCCAGTCCAGCTCATCCAGGCGCTGGTCAAGGATGTATTTGATGTCctccaccagctgctgcacctGTGGTGGGTCACCATGGTGCTGGCATGGCATCCCCACCATCCATCACCGGCCAGACAGCCCTTGGTGGGGGCACTAGGCACTTTGGCAAGGTGATGGGAGATCATGGGTGGCTTCATGCCCATAGGCAGCATCACCTACCTTGGCTTTGCTGGCAGAGGAGAAGTGCTCCTCAACGAAGAGGGCTCCCAGGGCCATGCCAAAGTGCTTGTTGGCCTGGCTCAGGCAGATCTTACCCGGCTCGAGCTGCTTCTCATTGCCCTCCATCTCCTTGGAGAGCTCGTGGATGGCATCGCGGAAGGGGGTGGAGAGGTGCTCGCTCAGCACCACCACGATGCGCCACAGCATGTAGTTGTGAAGGAtcctgtgacagggacagggtcaGCCCCCAGCATGTCCCCAGGCACAGGGGAAGGTGGGAACATGCGCCAGGATGGGGACACCCCTGCCCGGGGACACCTCTGCTCAGGAACACAGGGGAGCTCTGGCTGgtgggggcacagggacaggcaccATGTCCCTCCCTGATGTGTGATGAGTCTGGTGACCTCTAGCATGAGTCCCTCACCAGGCATCCAGCCATGACCAGGATGCTGTGGGGCTCACAACAGTGCATTTTCCCACAAgatttcccagtttttctgtGCTCACCCCGGCCTTCCCAGGAGGAGGGTGATGGTGGGAAGTTCCAGCCACAGCTGTCCTGTGccccctgccaggctgggaaaggcGCACAGGGGGTGCCAGCCCCCCTCACCTGCTGGGTGTCACACGGATGAGGTCGGACACCCTGTGCATGTAGTCGgtggccagcagcaccacctcctcctgctccgAGAAGTTGTCGTGGAAGATGCGGTCCAGCAAGCGCTTCCACTTGAGCTGCCAGGGCAGGCACTGTCAGGGGGGCATGGGGACCCCCACCCCATGCCACCCTGGAGGGAACCCCCCCCAGCCTTTCCAGCCTCCCACCAGAGGAGTGCATTATCCTCAAGTGGATTTAACTGGGCAGGGTGGTGGGCATTGAGGGCATGGagcaaggggacagggacaagtgTGGGGCACAGGAAGAGgggggacagggtgacaggcTGGCCTCAGGGGTACCCACCGTGGGGGTGATGCgctgcagctcagccagggTCACTTTGTGGTACATGCTGCCGACGTCCCTTCGCACATCATCATACTCGGACACTGTAATCTGCACACGGTGGGCACAGCTGTCACCATCCCACTGCCACCTtgagggtgacactgggatagtaccctgggatggggcacagctctggggcaACAGGGCATCTCTTGATGTGGGTACTGACCCAATGCTTCCTactccctgccccaggaaccCTCTGCTGGCAGTGGGACCCTGAGGGCTGGTCAAAAGGTTGCCAAGGAACTGGGTTATCTGAGGAATGGGCACACATGTCCCCTCACGGTGCAGACTGAGGTCCCCAAGACCTGGATATGGAGTctacaagggcctggagtggcCTCACAAGGAGTAGATGCAGGGCTGGAGGGATTTTCCCAAGTGGTGGGACTGGGGGTTCTCAGGATGTGGGACTGGGTCCCTGAAGCCATGAGGTCCTCAAGAGGTTGAGATCTCAAAGTTCCAGGTATGAAGGTCCCCAAGGGCTGGGAGTGGAAGTCCCCATGAAGGGATTGGAATGGGATTGCTCAGGAGCAGATACAGACATCCCCAAAAATCTATGACTGGGATATCCAAGGGCTGGACAAGGGCACCCCAAAGTTCATGGCACGCATCCCCCTTACATTGGcgaggtgctgctccagctgcaggatctCCTGGGCTTTCTGCTCCACGTGCTCAGCCCCCAGGAGGGTGAGCAGTCGCTCCATGAACACTCGGTATGCAGCCAGGATCTACTCAGAGGGAAGGATGCTCAGTGCCACCCCCACTGTCCCGTGGCACCCCAGTCCCCAGCATGGCTGGCACTGGAGTGCCCTTTGTCTGCCAACCATGCTGGGTGCTGGTCCCtctcctggtgtcccccaggCATGGTTGTGCCCCCCTCACCTTCTCGCTCTCCTCATCCTGCCCGAGGTAGAGGGTCCGTTCGGGCAGGGTCAGCCCGTCCTGGTCGATCTGGGGGCAAGAGACAGTGGCAGTGGgtgagcagagggagaggggctgtgtTGAGCCAGGCATCCCTTGCCTTCTCAGTATCACAGAGTGCCTCTGGTGTCCCTGGAGCCAGAGGATGGCAGTGTGCTGGAACAGCCCCAGGAATGGGCACATCGGTGCTTCAGTTTCCCTCCTGCTAGAGACTCCTGGAGCTGCAAAAGGCAGCGTGCACCAGGCTGGGAGTGTGGGCAGAGAGCAGGTCCCTGCTCCATGGCCTGACTGGCACAAAGGCTGCCTCATAGCCTGCCCTATGCTGCCACTGCTCTCTGCCCCACTCTGCCCCTgctccctggtgtccccacacctgccccATGGCCAGCCCCACTCCTATGCTGCAGCCTGCATGGTGAGCTGCATGGACACCCCTGCTCTTCACACACCCCTGCTGCGCTGTAACCACATGAAccctctccttctctctgtctCAGTTCCCCACAACTCACTTCACCAGTCCTCCTCCACTCACACAGCCGCAGCGTTGCCCGCACACCCACGGGCACCCCCAGCCTTCCTCCCCCATCTCCCTCATCACTCCTGCCCCCTTGGCTTTCGCAGACGGGTGCTGAACCTGCAGCCCTCACACACACCCCAGTCCCCTTCATACACCTTGTCCACTCACACCCATCGCACACCCACCCCCAATCACACTCCCCCgacacccccagccctggctgtcacACCCATCTCCCCCCCACGCCCACCGTGTCCCACCCCGCGCACTCCCGGTCCCGGCTCAGCCGCGCACCCTTTCCCTGTGACAGACGCTCCCTCTAGTGTCGCACACGCGCGGCCCGGAGCCGGCAGCGctccgccccggccccgcacaCCCGCTCACACTCGTGTctcacagccccaccatctcACAGGGAACGGAGCGGCTCCTCCCCACCACTGTGTCCCCTCAATGCCCTCCCCATCATCACCACCTCGTCCCCACCACGCCATCACCATGCGCACCATGTCCACCTTGTCCCTGCTATGCCCTCCTCCGTGCCCATACCGAGCCCACCACGGCATCCCCGCTGTGCCATTGCTGTGCTCCAACCATGCCCACCACTGCACCCCCACACCCACCAAGAGACTTGGCCAGCCAGATAATGCCCACCTGTACTCTGGTGGCACTACAGGGTGAGGGACATGGTCTGGCAGGGGTGGAAAAGACTGAGAACACCATAGGAAAATGCCCTGGCACAGCGCTGAGGGATTGGTGggcatctccctgcctctgcctgcGCCTTGCCCCCTGTGTACAGACGGCAGCCGCAATGCCAAGGTGAGGGGCTTGACTGCCAGCACTCTGGAGACCCTGGTGCCCTTCTGGGCTGTCCTCAGCACCCAGGTATGAGGCACTGCCTCACTCTGTACATCCCCCTGCCCATGTCACCAGCACGGTCCTGGAGGTGCCACCCtcaccccagagcagcctgACACAGGGGGTCCCATGCTAGGAAGCCAGGAGGgtccccagggacaggaggggtccCCACCCTTGCCATCTGCTATAGCCAAGCCCACCCGGTGCACAGGCACCCAGTGCCACAAGGGCAGTGACATCGGGCAGGTGGCAGTGGCACTGGTGGGTGGCCGGGGCAGCGGGCAGCCACAGGGGCAGGGTGCCCTCACCCGGATGACGTAGCGGGAAGTGTTCCTCTCGTCCAGGCTGACGGTGAGGGAGAAGAGCACGGCAGCACTGTAGACCCCCTGAGTCTTGTAGAGCAGCTCGTTGATGTCCCTGCGGTCCGGAGGGGCATCCCAGCCACCGCACTCCCCAATGACCTCCAGCATGGGCCGGGGGCCGAGCCGATCGATCTCAGCCCGGTCCAGGCACGAGCGGAAGAACTCCTTGACCTTCCTCTCTGCCGAGGCGCGGGCTCGGCGCCGCACGGGGCGGCTCAGCAGCGCCCGCAGCTTGGCCTCATTCTGCTCGGCGATGGCCCCGATGGTGCCGTACACCAGCTTGTCCTCGGGGATGCCGTGTCGCCGGAGCCAGCCACCCCAGGCAAAGGAGTAGAAgtcctgccccccccccccccccccccccccccccccccccccccccccccccccccccccatccatGTTGGCGCTCAGGAAGCGGGATGCCCTCAGGAAGGCCTTCTTCTCCTGGCACCCCTCCAGGCAGTAGCTGTCCCCTTCGGCCGCCAGGTACTTGAGGACCAACATGCACGTCAAGATGACGCAGAGCCCCGCAGCAAAGACCAGCCCTGAGAGCAGACAGACCTCCCGGCGGCTCCAGCGTGGCAGCCCCCCACGGCGCTTCTTGGCCCCTGCGCCCAGCTGGAGGGCAAAGCCATTGGGCAGGGTCCCACTCTGGTACTTGCTCACGTACTTCACTTCCTGAAACTCATCGTAGTGTGCTGTCAATGAGTAGGTCTTCTCCATGGTCGGGGATGGgactccctgccagcagcactggtgCGGGGGGCTCAGGGCAGGTGGAAGGCAGGCTCAGGCAGCCCACAGTTCATGCTGGAGCCGTGGCTGCCATGGGGAAGTGGTGATGTCCGGCTGCGTCAGGAAGCTcctggaaaaggcagaggaGATGGGtgagggggggtttgggaggaGCAAGGGCTGGGGGGGTTGCTTCTTGTCGTCATTGCTGCCTGTATATCCATCCCCATGTATGCCCCACCGCCGGCACTGGGACTGTCCATAGTGCCAGGGGCTCGGTGTCACCTCTACGGCATGGCTGTCCCCTCTGCCAGTTCCTTTGGTGACAGGGCAGGGTCCTGCCTGCATGATGGCAGGTTTCAGTCCCTGGCACAGCTATCTCACACCCCCACACACCCCGACAGCTCTCTAGCCAGAGCACCCATGTTGGGTGGAGGTCCAGGGTGTTCCAGTGAACCCAAACTCAGCACCATGAGAACCCTTCCCAAGCAGGGGGAGCACAGGGCTGCCAGCCCCTCTGGGTGGGGTATGGATGGGGTGAGAAGCTTGGGGAAGAGCGGCTTTGGGGAGATTTGTGAGGGGAGGCGTTGGGTTGGGGTGCTGTGGGCTGGCTCACGTTGTGTGGCCCCACACTGGGGGGCCCCACGCTGGGTTGCGTGGATGGTGCTGTGCCGTGGAAGGTGGTGCTGCATCGTGCTGTGTGGGGTGGTGTGGTGAGCCGTGTTGCATTGCGTTCTGTCAAATTGTGGCGCGGTGCGTGATGTGTGAACAAAGTTAATTCCAGTCTGGGGGCAGCCCTGGACCCCATGGACTCCTCACAGCATTCCCCCACGACCACTACCATCATCTACCCAACCCCTCTCCTCTGGCTGGTGCCCGACAGGCAGGGGTGTCTGTCAGGGGTGACATGCTGGGAAGGAAGGGGTCTGCCCATagggaaaggagggtggggacatAAATgggttggggggggggagggtttCAAAAGGAGACCCCGCTTCTTGCTTGGTGCTGAATGGTATCCGGATTTGCAGGTGAGGGAGGATGGGTTGCGGACAAAGAGCTGCTCGGGAGGTGGCCATATCTCCACAGCGGGGCTCCCCCGCGCCCCCGTTCCTTCCACAACTTGGGCAAAGTTGTGCCCCGGCGCAGCAGCCCGGCTGTGCCcgtgccagggagctgctgccgTCGGAAAGTTAGCGGGGATGGCAGCCGGCACGGCAAGGCGTGGGGGGCCAGGGAGCTATCCAGGAAGCTCGAAGGAAGCTGCTCAGTACGCTGCCCGAGATGCTCAGGGGATGCTCGGGGGTTCCCGGGGAATGCTGCCTGCGATGCTCGGAGGACGCTGCCTGCCCAGGATGTTCGGGAAGGTGCTTGCCGGAATGGTAGGGAAATGCTCGGGAGGTGATAGGGAGATGCCGGCCGGGATGATGCCTTTGGTGCTCGGGGGCATGCTCGAGGGTTGCTCGAGGGATGCTCGGGAAGTGCTCCCCGGGATGATGCCCTGGATATTCGGGGGATACTCGCGGAGTGCTCGCCGGCAGGCACGGGGACTCGCGGGTTGCTCACCGAGGTACTCGAGGGATGCCGGGGGGATGATCTTCGTTCTGCTGCCCGGGAAGTACGCGGGTGCTCGGGGGTCGCTCGTCGTTTGCTCACCGAGATACTTGGAGGATGCTCCCGGGATGCTGGAGCGACGCTGCCGGGATGCTCGGGGACGCTGTCCGAGCTGCTCGGGGGGCCCCGGGGGGTGCTCACCGGCTCTCTCGGAGGGTGTCAGGAGGCTGCCGGGGGCTGgccggccccgcgccgcccgtCCGGCTGCGCGCTCCGCTCCGCGCCCCGCGCCACGGCTggcggagcggcggggccggagggaggcggcggggcggggagggggtgGTGTCTCCAGCCCGGCTCTCCCGCAGGCCAGGCTCCATTAACGAGATTATTATGCAAATGAAGCAGCCCTGTGCCACTCGCCAGCCTTACCTCATCCCCGCCGGCGGGGAGGTAGGGCAGGGGGGTCCCCTGGACCCTTTATCCCGgggtggggctggcacagggctggcagtgccagtcCGCCTGGCATTTCCCGTCCGGGGACCCTGCCGCCCACCCCCCGGCAGCCGGACACTCAGGAGGGGCACCGGTGGGCACGGCCGACGACCTGTGCCAGGAGCATCCCGGCGGCGCGGCACATCCCTCCCTGTCCGGGGACCTGGGGGGCCCGTCCTGTCCCGGTCCCTTCTGCCAGGGTGGGTGCAAGGGGACGGGACTGTGGGTGGGCAGGAGACAGAGCCTGGAAGGCTCCGGGTGAGAGGGTGGGCACGGGGGTGGCACGGGGTGGTACGAGGAGGAAGCCGTGCATTCAAACACACACGGGAAGGTCCGGGAATATTAAACTGCATTGCAGATAAATCCCCAACATAAATATCGTGAGCTGCTCTGCCACGGGGGGGCCCAGCAAGGAGATTTATAGCCCAGCAATTCCCACGGTGCCCCCCTGCAGTGCCTGGGTACTCTGACCCCCCGTGGCCttcctgcctgtcctgctcAGGGGTGCCCTGCTACCCTCACCCTCCCGTGCTAGCATATCCCTGGGTGCTCAGAGGGGGCTCTGGATCtcctgggtgctggggagggacagCACATACTGGGTGCTGCGTGGTGGCATGGGACCCTGCTTGTCATGGCACAGGTGGCTCAGTGATGTGGGACCTACTGTCTTGTCCTGTGGGCACTGTGGGCTGGCCCCAGGCACGGCTCTGGATGCCTGGGGCTGATAAGGCTGcactttcctgtgctggggtgCTGGGCACGGCCCAGGCACAGTGTCTTCTGCAGCAGCGAGACACAGCATCACCTGCACAGGCAGTGGCACACACACGTACATCACATGTACACCCACACACACTGACATgcaccagcacagacacacactctgtgcctcCATG
This window contains:
- the ECEL1 gene encoding endothelin-converting enzyme-like 1 isoform X2, whose protein sequence is MEKTYSLTAHYDEFQEVKYVSKYQSGTLPNGFALQLGAGAKKRRGGLPRWSRREVCLLSGLVFAAGLCVILTCMLVLKYLAAEGDSYCLEGCQEKKAFLRASRFLSANMDGGGGGGGGGGGGGGGGGGQDFYSFAWGGWLRRHGIPEDKLVYGTIGAIAEQNEAKLRALLSRPVRRRARASAERKVKEFFRSCLDRAEIDRLGPRPMLEVIGECGGWDAPPDRRDINELLYKTQGVYSAAVLFSLTVSLDERNTSRYVIRIDQDGLTLPERTLYLGQDEESEKILAAYRVFMERLLTLLGAEHVEQKAQEILQLEQHLANITVSEYDDVRRDVGSMYHKVTLAELQRITPTLKWKRLLDRIFHDNFSEQEEVVLLATDYMHRVSDLIRVTPSRILHNYMLWRIVVVLSEHLSTPFRDAIHELSKEMEGNEKQLEPGKICLSQANKHFGMALGALFVEEHFSSASKAKVQQLVEDIKYILDQRLDELDWMDEETRRAARAKLRYMMVMIGYPDFLLKPEAIDKEYEFEVDEKTYFKNILNSIAFSIRLSVKKIRQEVDKSVWLLPPQALNAYYLPNKNQMVFPAGILQPTLYDPEFPQSLNYGGIGTIIGHELTHGYDDWGGQYDRHGNLVHWWTERSYSKFLKKAQCIVNLYDNFTVYNQRVNGKHTLGENIADMGGLKLAYYNWCIKRRSQSIYLQVLTDKHAPEHYRVLGSVSQFEEFGRVFHCPKNSPMNPVHKCSVW
- the ECEL1 gene encoding endothelin-converting enzyme-like 1 isoform X1, whose protein sequence is MEKTYSLTAHYDEFQEVKYVSKYQSGTLPNGFALQLGAGAKKRRGGLPRWSRREVCLLSGLVFAAGLCVILTCMLVLKYLAAEGDSYCLEGCQEKKAFLRASRFLSANMDGGGGGGGGGGGGGGGGGGQDFYSFAWGGWLRRHGIPEDKLVYGTIGAIAEQNEAKLRALLSRPVRRRARASAERKVKEFFRSCLDRAEIDRLGPRPMLEVIGECGGWDAPPDRRDINELLYKTQGVYSAAVLFSLTVSLDERNTSRYVIRIDQDGLTLPERTLYLGQDEESEKILAAYRVFMERLLTLLGAEHVEQKAQEILQLEQHLANITVSEYDDVRRDVGSMYHKVTLAELQRITPTLKWKRLLDRIFHDNFSEQEEVVLLATDYMHRVSDLIRVTPSRILHNYMLWRIVVVLSEHLSTPFRDAIHELSKEMEGNEKQLEPGKICLSQANKHFGMALGALFVEEHFSSASKAKVQQLVEDIKYILDQRLDELDWMDEETRRAARAKLRYMMVMIGYPDFLLKPEAIDKEYEFEVDEKTYFKNILNSIAFSIRLSVKKIRQEVDKSVWLLPPQALNAYYLPNKNQMVFPAGILQPTLYDPEFPQSLNYGGIGTIIGHELTHGYDDWGGQYDRHGNLVHWWTERSYSKFLKKAQCIVNLYDNFTVYNQRVNGKHTLGENIADMGGLKLAYYAYQKWVREHGPEHPLHHMKYTHDQLFFIAFAQNWCIKRRSQSIYLQVLTDKHAPEHYRVLGSVSQFEEFGRVFHCPKNSPMNPVHKCSVW